A window of Gemmatimonadota bacterium contains these coding sequences:
- a CDS encoding potassium channel protein produces MQTFLKQYLGVLRTTIGSGNLKFFYRFFIFLFLLILVYTFLFHQLQEMEGREHSWFTGFYWTLVTMTTLGYGDIVFTTDLGRIFSLCVLLTGLTTLIIVLPVAFVEFIYRPWLSAHSIARAPRTLEPNFQDHVVITHHDEVTSSLAARLKQYGNDYVFIIPDLDEALLLHDLGLNVVYGDLDNSETYRHANVDQASLVVATGKDTLNTSIAFTIRNINREIPILATANSPDSVDILELAGCTHVIQLGQQMGQLLARLASSVDSMSHVLGNVEDLMVADASIVDTPLIGKTLRETRLRELTGVTVVGVWERGRFHVIAPDTPLTERMILVLLGTESQITSYNELFAIYNVSDPPIVIIGGGRVGRSAGGTLVERGLDYRIIEQQADRIRDEKHYVLGDAADIETMKKAGLMDAPTVIITSHEDDMNIYLTIYCRKLRPDIQIITRAKEERNVEALHRAGADFVMSYASMGANIILNLLKRNDIVMITEGLNFFRVRLPRELAGKTIAESQVYQETGCYIAAVFTGKESIVSPPPSMKLSTGCEILLIGTIEAENRYLERYGKRT; encoded by the coding sequence ATGCAGACCTTCTTGAAACAGTACCTGGGCGTGTTGCGCACCACGATCGGATCGGGAAACCTCAAGTTCTTCTACCGGTTCTTCATCTTCCTCTTCCTGTTGATCCTGGTCTACACGTTCCTGTTCCACCAGCTCCAGGAAATGGAGGGACGGGAACATTCGTGGTTCACCGGATTCTACTGGACGCTGGTCACGATGACTACGCTTGGTTACGGCGACATCGTCTTTACCACCGACCTGGGCCGTATTTTCTCACTGTGCGTGCTGCTGACGGGCCTGACGACGCTGATCATCGTGCTTCCGGTGGCCTTTGTCGAGTTCATCTACCGGCCCTGGCTCAGCGCCCACTCCATTGCGCGCGCCCCCCGAACCCTGGAACCGAACTTCCAGGACCACGTGGTCATCACCCATCACGACGAGGTGACCAGTTCGCTTGCCGCCCGACTCAAGCAGTATGGGAACGATTATGTATTCATCATTCCCGACCTGGACGAAGCATTGCTCCTCCACGACCTGGGCCTCAACGTCGTGTACGGCGACCTGGACAACTCGGAAACCTACCGGCACGCGAACGTGGACCAGGCGTCGCTCGTCGTGGCCACCGGCAAGGACACGCTGAATACCAGCATCGCCTTCACGATCCGGAACATCAACCGGGAAATCCCCATCCTGGCCACGGCGAATTCCCCCGACTCCGTGGATATCCTCGAACTGGCGGGCTGCACCCACGTGATCCAGCTGGGACAGCAGATGGGGCAGCTCCTCGCCCGGCTCGCCTCGAGCGTGGACTCCATGTCCCACGTACTCGGAAACGTCGAAGACCTGATGGTCGCCGACGCGAGCATCGTGGATACCCCGCTCATCGGCAAGACCCTGCGCGAGACGCGCCTTCGAGAACTGACCGGCGTCACGGTCGTCGGCGTGTGGGAGCGGGGGAGGTTCCACGTGATCGCGCCCGATACGCCACTGACCGAACGGATGATCCTGGTGCTTCTGGGAACGGAAAGCCAGATCACGTCCTACAATGAGCTTTTCGCCATCTACAACGTTTCCGATCCGCCCATCGTCATCATCGGCGGAGGACGCGTGGGACGGTCCGCGGGAGGCACGCTCGTGGAGAGGGGGTTGGACTACCGGATCATCGAGCAGCAGGCCGACCGGATCCGGGATGAAAAGCACTACGTACTGGGCGACGCGGCGGATATCGAGACCATGAAGAAGGCCGGTCTCATGGACGCGCCCACCGTCATCATCACGTCCCATGAAGACGACATGAACATCTACCTCACGATATACTGCCGCAAGCTGCGCCCGGATATCCAGATCATCACCCGGGCGAAAGAGGAACGGAACGTGGAAGCGCTGCACCGGGCGGGGGCCGATTTCGTCATGTCCTACGCTTCCATGGGCGCCAACATCATCCTGAACCTGCTCAAGCGGAACGACATCGTCATGATCACGGAAGGGTTGAACTTCTTCCGGGTCCGGCTCCCCCGCGAACTTGCCGGCAAGACCATCGCCGAGTCACAGGTCTACCAGGAGACGGGATGCTACATCGCGGCTGTTTTCACCGGGAAGGAGAGCATCGTGAGTCCCCCGCCGTCGATGAAGCTGTCCACCGGGTGCGAGATCCTGCTCATCGGGACGATTGAAGCGGAAAACAGGTACCTGGAGCGGTACGGCAAGAGAACTTGA